A part of Candidatus Moraniibacteriota bacterium genomic DNA contains:
- a CDS encoding response regulator — translation MNNKNVQQSMKYILIVEDDEFISDVYERKLVLEGFEVDLARDGEEAIRKAHERKPDLVLLDIMIPLKDGFQVLADFRADAALSDIRVIVMSNLSQGKDIAHAKELGALDYIVKSNIALPDMVKRVRQALASS, via the coding sequence ATGAACAATAAGAATGTGCAGCAATCTATGAAATATATACTCATTGTCGAAGATGATGAGTTCATCTCGGATGTTTACGAGAGAAAGCTAGTCCTTGAGGGATTTGAGGTTGACCTTGCGCGAGATGGTGAAGAAGCGATTCGAAAGGCTCATGAACGGAAGCCGGATCTTGTGCTTCTTGATATCATGATCCCACTCAAGGACGGCTTTCAGGTGCTTGCTGACTTTCGTGCGGATGCGGCTCTGTCAGATATTCGTGTGATTGTGATGTCGAACTTGAGTCAGGGAAAAGATATTGCGCACGCCAAAGAGCTTGGCGCGCTTGATTATATCGTGAAATCGAATATTGCACTTCCTGATATGGTAAAGCGAGTACGTCAAGCTCTTGCATCTTCATAA
- a CDS encoding PAS domain-containing protein produces MPHATKSQGVLDLESTPVSAEYVRDLEKKVHQLEDTEKAILNVLDDARILEGQLRDQADELKKFRMAAEGSFDHMVITDPDGTVLYANPAVEHITGFSIDEILGKTPALWGGQMGIDFYKNFWKTIKEQKKRFSGEVTNRRKSGEQYIAEIGVSPLLDEQGDVRFFVGVERDITKRRQYEKQLVAQSEDLKVANESLGREKEERDSVLRFLQSIGDGVIAVDLGGNILFLNEAAGSILGIPEYDVKSQSVLGNRCQDFFSLATEKRPNVPIDFLEQIITKKSSLEDTRGLLVRKGLETLPISYSINPIHSDDNRLLGCMIVFKDMTEERAMDNAKDRFLSVAAHQLRTPLSGMRWNMEMLLGGDVGEISPEATETVKKIHANTLRMIGLINDLLNVALLDAGQDPESSEAVGVVETISTVLGELQSLAEKSGVHIDFAPSKKSNSWKVLSFPRRLHEVCENLIHNAVKYSPSGSTVTIHLDTTTEDKIVFSVSDTGIGIPKSEREKIFGKFFRASNALRWKTEGSGLGLAVVKNFVEEMGGRVSFESKEGKGTTFLVELPLAKK; encoded by the coding sequence ATGCCACACGCTACGAAATCACAAGGGGTATTGGATTTGGAAAGCACGCCTGTTTCGGCAGAGTATGTGCGTGATCTTGAGAAGAAAGTTCATCAGCTCGAGGATACGGAGAAAGCGATACTCAACGTACTTGATGATGCACGTATTCTTGAGGGTCAGCTTCGAGATCAGGCTGATGAATTGAAGAAATTCCGTATGGCGGCGGAAGGGAGTTTTGACCATATGGTCATCACTGATCCGGATGGTACTGTACTTTATGCCAACCCAGCAGTCGAACATATTACGGGCTTCTCGATTGATGAAATACTCGGGAAAACTCCGGCGTTGTGGGGAGGTCAAATGGGAATTGATTTCTACAAGAATTTTTGGAAGACTATCAAGGAACAGAAAAAACGATTTTCGGGTGAGGTGACGAATAGGCGGAAGTCAGGCGAGCAGTACATAGCAGAAATCGGCGTTTCTCCACTTCTCGATGAACAAGGAGACGTTCGTTTCTTTGTTGGTGTTGAACGAGATATTACCAAACGGCGTCAGTATGAAAAGCAACTGGTGGCTCAATCGGAGGATTTGAAAGTTGCGAATGAATCACTTGGTCGAGAGAAAGAAGAGCGTGATTCGGTTCTTCGCTTCTTGCAATCTATTGGTGATGGCGTTATAGCTGTTGATCTTGGTGGGAATATCCTCTTTCTCAATGAGGCGGCGGGGAGTATTCTCGGTATTCCGGAGTATGATGTCAAATCTCAGTCTGTATTGGGGAACCGATGTCAGGATTTCTTTTCGCTTGCAACTGAGAAACGTCCGAATGTCCCGATAGATTTTCTCGAGCAGATAATTACGAAGAAGTCTTCTCTGGAGGACACTCGCGGTTTGTTGGTTCGTAAGGGTTTGGAGACATTGCCAATTTCGTACTCTATCAATCCGATTCACTCCGACGACAATCGGTTGCTTGGATGCATGATTGTTTTCAAGGATATGACGGAAGAACGCGCGATGGATAACGCCAAAGACCGCTTCCTCTCTGTTGCAGCGCATCAGCTTCGGACACCGCTTTCGGGAATGCGATGGAATATGGAGATGCTGCTTGGTGGTGATGTTGGAGAGATTTCTCCGGAAGCCACGGAAACTGTGAAAAAGATACACGCGAATACGCTTCGTATGATCGGACTTATCAATGATCTTTTGAATGTTGCACTGCTTGATGCGGGGCAGGATCCTGAATCATCCGAAGCGGTTGGTGTTGTCGAGACAATATCGACGGTTCTTGGGGAATTGCAATCGCTCGCTGAGAAATCCGGCGTGCATATCGACTTTGCTCCATCGAAAAAATCGAATAGTTGGAAAGTGCTGTCGTTCCCACGGCGTCTTCATGAAGTGTGTGAAAATCTCATCCATAATGCCGTGAAATACAGCCCTTCGGGATCAACAGTTACGATTCATCTGGATACAACTACAGAAGACAAGATTGTCTTCTCGGTTTCCGATACGGGTATCGGCATTCCGAAATCAGAGCGCGAGAAAATATTTGGGAAATTCTTCCGAGCCTCGAATGCGCTTCGTTGGAAGACCGAAGGATCAGGATTGGGACTTGCTGTAGTAAAGAATTTTGTTGAAGAGATGGGTGGTCGCGTTTCATTTGAAAGTAAAGAGGGAAAAGGAACAACTTTTCTTGTTGAGCTTCCACTTGCTAAAAAATAA
- a CDS encoding PAS domain S-box protein, translating into MTLQKKIFFIVAYALEGVLIALYAWLGIFFLGRLVENEQHAVQENVEWTGRVIARDMRTLDHQLLDWSQWDDMYSFAGAPTEEFVKSNLPTDSLDVLGVNFIVIAKRDGTVLARQGVDMKTREQIPVPDDVEDQLKPGSLLSTFDSNTEVHSGIIQLSSGLAFIATRPIMTSHGEGPSRGTLAFVKMIDDSYRYGISNFLGYPVSFELYGSKSFPSDFANIAGQLTSSNKPKTFVGEATISGYGFVADVFGSPLLFYKIERAIPTAFGVSKIIVVLSLIGFFLVSTLLIFFLLHWAVLSRVNYLSRSLAHARERGVSKSGIEFSGSDEIAKLAEEINAMLRSLLQVRERGDLAERRFQTIADTMPAFLWMIDRERKCLYVNKQTLLLIGETSKEHFTEVWQKSIHPDDEPGYRAQCVSAFENRKPLRMEYRVSLAKNQYRWMLDNSVPFSNSSGVFLGFLHTAVDITERKELEEAEVQKRKETERLNAIMVSRELRMIELKKEIGECRKLIDKKHN; encoded by the coding sequence ATGACTCTGCAAAAGAAAATATTTTTCATTGTGGCATATGCATTGGAAGGTGTCTTGATTGCTCTCTATGCGTGGCTTGGCATTTTCTTCTTGGGGCGACTTGTTGAGAATGAACAGCATGCTGTTCAAGAGAATGTTGAGTGGACGGGTCGGGTGATTGCGAGAGATATGCGGACTCTGGATCATCAGCTTCTTGATTGGTCGCAATGGGATGATATGTATTCGTTTGCAGGTGCGCCAACGGAAGAGTTTGTCAAGTCGAATCTTCCAACGGACTCCCTTGATGTTCTTGGTGTGAACTTCATCGTTATCGCCAAGCGGGACGGGACGGTGCTTGCGCGACAGGGAGTGGACATGAAGACTCGGGAACAGATTCCCGTTCCTGATGATGTTGAAGATCAACTTAAACCGGGTTCTCTCCTTTCGACATTTGATTCCAATACAGAGGTGCATTCGGGGATTATTCAACTTTCATCAGGACTTGCATTTATCGCGACGCGACCGATTATGACGTCGCATGGAGAGGGACCATCTCGCGGGACATTGGCGTTTGTGAAGATGATTGATGACTCATATCGCTATGGAATATCCAATTTTCTCGGATACCCTGTTTCATTCGAGTTGTATGGATCAAAGAGTTTTCCATCGGATTTTGCGAATATTGCGGGTCAACTCACATCTTCCAATAAACCTAAGACTTTTGTTGGAGAGGCAACTATTTCTGGCTACGGATTCGTTGCGGATGTATTTGGGAGTCCGCTGCTGTTTTATAAGATTGAACGGGCGATACCCACAGCATTTGGTGTATCAAAGATAATTGTCGTACTTTCTTTGATTGGCTTTTTCTTGGTCTCAACATTACTTATTTTTTTCTTACTTCATTGGGCAGTACTTTCTCGTGTGAACTATCTGAGCCGCTCGCTCGCTCATGCAAGAGAGAGAGGAGTGTCGAAATCGGGTATAGAATTCTCTGGGAGCGATGAGATTGCAAAACTCGCCGAAGAGATTAATGCGATGCTTCGATCGCTCTTGCAGGTGCGTGAGCGAGGTGATCTCGCTGAGCGTCGGTTTCAAACGATTGCGGATACCATGCCGGCGTTTCTCTGGATGATTGATAGGGAACGGAAGTGTCTCTATGTAAACAAACAAACCTTGTTGCTCATCGGAGAGACTTCGAAAGAACATTTCACGGAGGTGTGGCAGAAGAGTATTCATCCTGATGACGAGCCTGGATATCGCGCGCAGTGCGTCTCTGCATTTGAGAATCGGAAGCCTCTTCGGATGGAATATCGTGTTTCGCTGGCGAAGAATCAGTATCGATGGATGCTCGACAATAGCGTTCCATTTTCGAATTCATCCGGTGTCTTCTTGGGATTTCTCCATACGGCGGTCGATATAACTGAACGGAAAGAGCTAGAGGAGGCAGAGGTGCAGAAGCGAAAAGAGACCGAGCGTTTGAATGCTATCATGGTGAGTCGAGAGCTTCGCATGATCGAACTCAAGAAGGAAATAGGCGAGTGTCGAAAACTCATCGACAAGAAACATAACTGA
- a CDS encoding ABC transporter permease, protein MHFPFFGKKKPIKDVQDAAAHGVAILEVSAPLQHVAFFVRLWRWIVGIPEFFKSTFLRLVLFVVLLLFYIVARGVFSAYGRVLKIIRRPSPRSSEEMFAALYSKIEKLFRIERRQSIDRISLIGIAVRNMKVKKTRTAITIGGMALGIASIVFLVSLGYGVQRLVISQVARLEEMRQMDVSPQAGGKVKINDETLANMREIPNVESVAPLVAVVGKVNYQGSVSDMAVYAVTSDYLRQSAIQPSSGTIFESNDLSASLPTTETVAGVSDSAPLSPEGFGDILEPASVQTPSIVWVRLRESPDPKSRLLGYSRLSRIPIDGDIVAGKPYGSTVSHSGEAYQDSHGETLGKWISIETSLWEKSSQCDSSDECAGGFTSMKGADGLVLVEQGYFALVDEDIVVTPIDKAHETSLDDSGLVLGESTEATASTETAATTEASASTTDSATDSSSTVNNIKVSASDGEWVEIDLGDTSKGDKTVEQATLGEAAKREAVVNRAMLQVLSLSESEAVGKKFNVSFVITGALFGGKAQKIESVESEYSIIGVIPDDKTPVFYIPFIDVRTLGVTNYSQVKLTVATQESLANVRRQVEGTGYVTTSVADTVEQINNFFGTARIVLALLGMAALGVAALGMFNTLTVSLLERTREVGLMKAMGMKAFEVQELFLTESMVMSFFGGVLGLFLGFLAGKSIGVLISTVAFFRDKNLGVLDVAYIPNLFVVTILIFSLAVGVLTGLYPARRATKISALNALRYE, encoded by the coding sequence ATGCATTTCCCTTTCTTTGGAAAGAAAAAACCGATCAAAGATGTTCAAGATGCTGCCGCACATGGTGTGGCGATTCTTGAAGTCTCTGCTCCTCTTCAACACGTCGCGTTTTTTGTGCGGCTGTGGCGATGGATAGTGGGGATTCCTGAGTTTTTTAAGAGCACATTTCTTCGATTGGTTCTCTTTGTGGTACTTCTCTTGTTTTACATTGTTGCGCGTGGGGTGTTTTCGGCGTATGGTCGAGTGCTCAAGATTATTCGTCGTCCGTCTCCGCGTTCGAGTGAAGAAATGTTTGCGGCACTCTATAGCAAAATTGAGAAACTTTTTCGTATCGAACGACGACAGTCTATCGATCGTATCAGTCTTATTGGTATTGCTGTTCGCAATATGAAGGTGAAGAAGACTCGAACAGCAATTACTATCGGAGGTATGGCACTCGGTATTGCCTCGATTGTATTTCTTGTCTCGCTTGGGTATGGTGTCCAGCGGCTGGTAATCTCCCAAGTGGCGAGACTCGAAGAGATGCGACAAATGGATGTGTCTCCTCAGGCAGGCGGTAAGGTGAAGATAAACGATGAAACACTTGCGAACATGCGGGAGATTCCAAATGTCGAATCGGTTGCACCGCTTGTTGCAGTGGTCGGCAAAGTGAATTATCAGGGATCGGTGTCGGATATGGCTGTCTATGCGGTGACGTCGGATTATCTTCGCCAATCGGCAATCCAACCATCGTCTGGCACGATATTTGAGAGTAATGATCTCTCAGCGAGCCTTCCAACGACGGAAACGGTTGCTGGCGTGTCCGATTCGGCTCCTCTGTCTCCCGAAGGTTTCGGCGATATCCTCGAGCCGGCTTCGGTGCAAACACCTTCGATAGTGTGGGTTCGACTGCGAGAATCTCCTGATCCGAAATCGCGACTTCTCGGATATAGTCGACTTTCTCGTATCCCTATTGATGGTGATATCGTTGCAGGGAAGCCGTATGGGAGCACGGTTTCTCATTCAGGGGAAGCATATCAAGATTCCCATGGAGAGACCTTGGGGAAATGGATTTCAATCGAAACTTCTTTGTGGGAGAAATCTTCCCAGTGCGATTCTTCGGATGAATGTGCCGGGGGCTTCACCTCGATGAAAGGCGCTGATGGATTGGTTCTGGTTGAACAGGGATACTTTGCTCTTGTGGATGAGGATATTGTTGTTACTCCGATAGACAAGGCTCATGAAACATCGCTTGATGACTCGGGTCTTGTGCTTGGTGAAAGTACCGAGGCGACAGCGTCTACAGAGACTGCTGCAACAACAGAAGCCTCTGCTAGTACAACTGATTCCGCGACCGATTCATCGTCGACGGTGAACAATATCAAGGTATCTGCATCCGATGGTGAGTGGGTGGAAATTGATCTTGGCGATACGTCAAAGGGAGACAAAACGGTTGAGCAAGCGACGCTTGGAGAGGCGGCAAAACGTGAGGCGGTTGTGAATCGCGCGATGCTTCAGGTACTTTCACTTTCTGAATCAGAAGCAGTTGGCAAAAAGTTCAATGTGTCTTTTGTTATTACCGGAGCATTGTTTGGTGGTAAGGCGCAAAAGATTGAATCCGTCGAGTCGGAATATTCGATTATCGGCGTTATCCCTGATGACAAGACTCCCGTATTCTATATTCCTTTCATTGATGTGCGGACACTTGGTGTGACCAACTATTCCCAAGTGAAACTGACGGTTGCCACTCAAGAATCGCTCGCAAATGTTCGTCGACAAGTCGAAGGTACGGGATATGTGACGACATCTGTTGCGGATACGGTGGAGCAGATCAATAACTTCTTTGGAACAGCTCGTATTGTGCTTGCGCTTCTTGGTATGGCAGCGCTTGGTGTTGCAGCGCTCGGTATGTTCAATACGTTGACCGTTTCACTTCTTGAACGAACACGCGAAGTCGGACTCATGAAAGCAATGGGCATGAAGGCGTTCGAGGTGCAGGAGCTTTTTCTCACTGAGTCTATGGTGATGTCGTTTTTTGGCGGTGTCCTCGGCCTTTTCTTGGGATTTCTTGCTGGCAAATCGATTGGCGTGCTTATTTCTACTGTGGCATTTTTCCGTGATAAAAATCTCGGTGTTCTTGATGTGGCATATATACCAAATCTTTTCGTAGTTACCATTCTCATATTTTCTCTCGCTGTCGGCGTGTTGACTGGGCTCTATCCGGCGCGACGCGCGACGAAAATATCTGCGCTAAATGCCCTTCGATATGAGTAG
- a CDS encoding ABC transporter ATP-binding protein — protein sequence MSEVITPLSQQPFSGGYESVPQAGESVITVTDVYKSFHVGAQVIDVLKGISFTVERSDFLIVFGPSGCGKSTLLHIILGLEGPSKGDMTFLGKNLYGPGIEEDVRSEFRKKHIGMVYQQSNWVKSLSVLENIAFPLFLLGWDRLAAFERAREALRSVELIDWAEYHPMDLSSGQQQRIAVARALITDPEVIIADEPTGNLDYDAGEMLLKLLRSLNENGKTLIMVTHDLEYLAYAKTALSMRDGHLLGIYRGEEKANLEKELKYKRGVSIQQGAGIEEDPNAEPIVFSYGGSSGGKQASQPAT from the coding sequence ATGTCAGAAGTCATTACTCCTCTTTCGCAACAGCCTTTTTCCGGAGGGTATGAATCGGTTCCTCAAGCAGGGGAATCGGTCATTACGGTGACGGATGTGTATAAATCCTTCCATGTTGGGGCGCAGGTCATTGACGTTTTGAAGGGCATCAGTTTCACTGTGGAACGATCGGATTTCTTAATCGTGTTTGGTCCTTCCGGATGCGGAAAGTCGACGCTTCTTCATATTATTCTTGGACTTGAGGGACCGTCGAAAGGGGATATGACATTTCTCGGAAAGAATTTGTATGGTCCGGGAATAGAAGAGGATGTCCGATCGGAGTTTCGCAAAAAACACATTGGCATGGTGTATCAGCAGTCGAATTGGGTGAAATCTTTGAGCGTTTTGGAAAATATCGCGTTTCCCTTGTTCTTGCTTGGATGGGATCGGCTGGCGGCATTTGAACGGGCGAGAGAAGCGCTTCGCTCGGTAGAGCTTATTGATTGGGCGGAATATCACCCGATGGATCTCTCGAGTGGACAGCAACAGCGCATCGCTGTGGCGCGGGCACTTATTACCGATCCGGAAGTGATTATTGCGGATGAACCGACGGGAAATCTCGACTACGATGCCGGTGAAATGTTGTTGAAACTTCTCCGGTCTCTGAATGAAAATGGAAAGACGCTCATCATGGTGACGCATGACCTCGAGTATCTCGCGTATGCAAAGACGGCACTCTCTATGCGAGACGGTCATCTCCTCGGAATTTATCGAGGCGAAGAAAAAGCGAATTTGGAAAAAGAGTTGAAGTATAAACGAGGTGTGAGTATTCAGCAGGGTGCGGGTATCGAAGAAGATCCAAATGCTGAACCAATCGTGTTTTCGTATGGAGGGTCGAGTGGCGGAAAACAAGCTTCCCAGCCTGCGACATAA